From the genome of Carassius gibelio isolate Cgi1373 ecotype wild population from Czech Republic chromosome A16, carGib1.2-hapl.c, whole genome shotgun sequence, one region includes:
- the LOC128030158 gene encoding hyaluronan synthase 2-like, with the protein MRCDKVITYLRIVWTTLFGISLLVGISTAYIMGYKLITTAGNYLSFGLYGAILVIHLIIQSFFALLEHRNMKRSLETPIKLNKSLALCIAAYQEDPNYLRKCLISVKRLTYPGIKVIMVIDGNNDDDCYMMEIFREIMGRDKAATYIWKSNYHQKGPEETEESYAESLQHVSRLVLNNKCVCIMQKWGGKREVMYTPFKALGRSVDYIQVCDSDTMLDPASSVEMVKVLEEDPMVGGVGGDVQILNKYESWVSFLSSVRYWMAFNIERACQSYFGCVQCISGPLGMYRNSLLHEFLEDWYNQTFMGSHCSFGDDRHLTNRVLSLGYATKYTARSKCLTETPITYLRWLNQQTRWSKSYFREWLYNSMWFHKHHLWMTYEAVITGFFPFFLIATAIQLFYQGRVWNILLFLLIVQVVALIKSSFASCLRGNIVMVFMSFYSVLYMSSLLPAKMFAIATINKSGWGTSGRKTVVVNFIGLIPISVWFTILFVGIIYTIIQETRKPFPESEKVVLIIGAIVYASYWVVFLTLYAVLIMKCGKRKKGQQYDMVLDV; encoded by the exons atgaGATGTGATAAAGTGATCACCTACTTGAGGATTGTTTGGACGACACTGTTCGGCATTTCGCTGCTTGTGGGAATCTCTACTGCTTATATCATGGGGTATAAGCTTATAACGACTGCAGGCAACTACTTGTCCTTTGGTCTTTATGGGGCAATTCTAGTCATTCACCTCATCATCCAGAGCTTTTTTGCTCTACTGGAACACAGGAACATGAAACGTTCCCTGGAAACACCGATCAAACTCAACAAGTCACTGGCCCTTTGCATTGCAGCCTATCAGGAAGACCCCAACTACCTGAGAAAATGTTTAATATCAGTGAAGAGGCTCACCTACCCTGGGATAAAGGTCATTATGGTTATCGACGGGAACAATGATGATGACTGCTACATGATGGAGATCTTTCGGGAGATTATGGGCCGGGACAAGGCAGCCACATACATTTGGAAAAGCAACTATCACCAGAAAGGACCAGAGGAAACTGAAGAATCATACGCCGAGAGCTTGCAGCACGTTTCTCGACTAGTTCTCAACAATAAGTGTGTGTGCATCATGCAGAAGTGGGGTGGGAAGAGGGAGGTCATGTACACCCCCTTCAAAGCCCTGGGCAGAAGTGTCGACTACATACAG GTATGTGATTCGGACACCATGTTGGACCCGGCCTCCTCAGTGGAGATGGTGAAGGTTCTGGAAGAAGATCCCATGGTTGGAGGAGTAGGCGGAGATGTACAG ATTCTGAACAAATACGAATCATGGGTCTCCTTCCTCAGCAGTGTGAGATATTGGATGGCGTTCAACATAGAAAGAGCTTGCCAGTCCTATTTTGGGTGCGTTCAATGTATCAGCGGGCCCTTGGGGATGTACAGGAACTCCCTGCTTCATGAGTTCCTGGAGGACTGGTACAATCAGACATTCATGGGAAGCCACTGCAGTTTTGGCGATGACCGCCACCTGACCAACCGAGTCCTGAGCCTGGGATATGCCACGAAATACACAGCCCGCTCCAAGTGTTTGACCGAGACGCCTATTACCTACCTTCGCTGGCTCAACCAGCAGACCCGCTGGAGTAAATCATATTTCAGAGAGTGGCTTTACAACTCCATGTGGTTTCACAAGCACCACTTGTGGATGACCTATGAAGCTGTCATAACCGGCTTCTTCCCCTTTTTTCTCATCGCCACTGCAATCCAGCTGTTCTACCAGGGCAGGGTCTGGAACATCCTACTGTTCCTGCTGATCGTCCAGGTGGTGGCGCTCATCAAGTCTTCGTTCGCCAGTTGCCTCCGTGGAAACATCGTCATGGTCTTCATGTCCTTCTACTCAGTGTTATACATGTCAAGTCTCCTACCGGCAAAGATGTTCGCAATAGCCACCATAAACAAATCCGGTTGGGGAACGTCTGGAAGGAAGACCGTTGTGGTAAACTTTATCGGACTTATTCCgatctcagtttggttcaccatTCTTTTTGTTGgtattatttatacaataatcCAAGAGACCCGAAAGCCTTTTCCGGAGTCTGAAAAAGTTGTTTTGATAATCGGCGCAATTGTGTATGCCAGCTACTGGGTCGTCTTTTTGACTTTGTACGCTGTTCTCATTATGAAGTGTGGCAAGAGGAAGAAAGGACAACAGTATGACATGGTTCTTGACGTATAG